A genomic segment from Lutzomyia longipalpis isolate SR_M1_2022 chromosome 3, ASM2433408v1 encodes:
- the LOC129794332 gene encoding coiled-coil domain-containing protein 130 homolog, with amino-acid sequence MGERKGQNKYYPPDYDPRAGGLNKFLGTHALRERARKLDQGILIIRFEMPYNIWCDGCQNHIGMGVRYNAEKKKVGMYYTTPVYQFRMKCHLCENHFEIKTDPGNLDYVILSGARRQENRWDPTQNGQVVPDDKEMQKRLFDDAMFKLEHSAKDLATSAEAKPALGRLFERNEDVWRDPYEANSRLRAEFRTKKKELKVTEEIDKTLLAKSSLDIDLVPENDEDRHMASLMCLQTVKSSEEEAAERRQKAINRPSLPGSTVISFGGIRAEKLLSKKLNPLDLGIRKRPSTSPAATETNEGISQNAKKSKEHYQETQKTPDCAKEAANSVAKASENVQTAPKTAEEAPKGISLVGDYSSSGTESDT; translated from the coding sequence ATGGGTGAAAGGAAAGGACAGAACAAATATTACCCCCCGGACTATGATCCACGAGCTGGCGGACTCAATAAATTCCTCGGAACTCATGCATTGCGAGAGAGAGCCCGGAAGCTGGATCAGGGGATCCTCATTATTCGCTTTGAAATGCCCTACAACATCTGGTGCGATGGATGTCAAAATCACATCGGCATGGGCGTGCGGTACAATGCTGAGAAGAAAAAGGTGGGAATGTACTACACAACACCCGTCTACCAGTTCCGGATGAAGTGTCATCTCTGCGAAAATCACTTTGAAATTAAAACAGATCCCGGAAATTTAGACTATGTCATTCTCTCGGGGGCACGTCGACAGGAAAATCGCTGGGATCCCACACAAAATGGCCAGGTAGTACCAGATGACAAGGAGATGCAGAAGAGACTCTTTGATGATGCCATGTTCAAGTTGGAGCACTCTGCAAAGGATTTGGCAACTTCCGCTGAAGCCAAACCTGCTTTGGGGCGTCTTTTTGAGAGGAATGAGGATGTTTGGCGAGATCCATATGAAGCCAATTCCCGGCTAAGGGCTGAATTTCGCACCAAGAAGAAAGAACTGAAGGTCACGgaggaaattgataaaaccCTCCTGGCCAAATCTAGTCTGGACATTGATCTTGTACCGGAGAATGATGAAGATCGGCATATGGCATCCCTCATGTGTCTGCAAACGGTTAAATCGTCTGAAGAGGAAGCAGCTGAAAGGCGCCAAAAGGCTATAAATCGTCCCTCACTTCCGGGAAGTACTGTTATATCCTTTGGTGGTATCAGAGCTGAAAAGCTGCTCAGTAAGAAGCTCAATCCGTTGGATTTGGGAATAAGAAAGAGACCATCAACCTCGCCCGCAGCAACTGAGACTAATGAAGGAATCTCACAGAATgcgaaaaaatcaaaagaacatTATCAAGAAACCCAAAAGACTCCTGATTGTGCCAAGGAAGCAGCAAACAGTGTTGCAAAAGCCTCAGAAAATGTACAGACAGCCCCAAAAACTGCAGAAGAAGCCCCAAAAGGCATTTCACTTGTTGGGGACTATTCTAGCAGTGGGACAGAGAGCgatacataa